Part of the Pseudomonadota bacterium genome, GAAGGACAGCGGCGTGGCCCTGGGCCAGCACGTGAAGGAGGACGCCCGGGAAATCGCCCGGTCGGCCATGAACGGCGCCATGGAAAAGATGCAGGACCTGCGGTCCTTCATGGGCCGCACCGGGGAATATCTGGAAAAGGAAGTCCGGGCCCGGC contains:
- a CDS encoding DUF883 C-terminal domain-containing protein, producing the protein MARVQNESENAGTRGHGNGSETYKSLKDSGVALGQHVKEDAREIARSAMNGAMEKMQDLRSFMGRTGEYLEKEVRARPLQSLGIAVAAGAVLSFLLRRR